A single window of Sulfurovum sp. UBA12169 DNA harbors:
- a CDS encoding beta-carotene 15,15'-monooxygenase, with protein MENIDLFIILATAFLGSVGHCIGMCGGIVVAYSSSKIDPKTSWMQQTASHLSYNFGRVATYTVLGAFFGLLGKAIAFTPATKGILFLLTGVLMILAGLSLVGNLKFLLSAEWSISKNGWFQKAFRSLISSKTYASFFLLGVLNGMIPCGLVYSFAIFAASTASPLWGAVVMATFGLATIPALFFLGTMTKFLQKGSLRGTMIKLAALLVVGYGFFTIYKGYKFIASPEQMQQKIKKMQQNSIKEILEHP; from the coding sequence ATGGAAAATATTGATTTATTCATCATTCTAGCTACAGCTTTTTTAGGAAGCGTTGGTCATTGTATCGGCATGTGCGGGGGCATAGTTGTTGCTTACAGCTCAAGTAAAATAGATCCCAAAACTTCATGGATGCAGCAAACCGCCTCTCATCTTTCTTACAACTTCGGTCGTGTTGCAACCTATACTGTGCTGGGAGCCTTTTTTGGTCTCTTGGGAAAAGCAATTGCTTTTACTCCCGCAACCAAAGGGATACTTTTTTTGCTTACAGGAGTACTGATGATACTTGCAGGACTTTCTCTGGTAGGCAATCTTAAGTTTTTACTCTCTGCGGAATGGTCTATCTCAAAAAACGGTTGGTTTCAAAAAGCATTTAGATCTCTCATCTCAAGCAAAACCTATGCAAGTTTCTTTTTGCTTGGAGTATTAAATGGCATGATTCCTTGTGGGCTAGTCTACTCTTTTGCCATCTTTGCAGCAAGCACAGCCTCTCCTTTATGGGGTGCTGTTGTTATGGCAACTTTTGGTTTGGCTACCATACCTGCTCTTTTTTTTCTGGGTACTATGACCAAATTTTTACAAAAAGGTTCCTTGCGGGGAACAATGATAAAGCTTGCAGCTCTCTTGGTTGTCGGCTATGGATTTTTTACTATCTACAAAGGGTATAAATTCATAGCTTCCCCTGAACAGATGCAACAAAAAATAAAAAAGATGCAACAAAATAGCATCAAAGAAATACTTGAACATCCATGA
- a CDS encoding two-component system response regulator, whose protein sequence is MDKAKILVVEDDANLNETIAEFLEEEGYEVISVHDGHEAQEKLYESPYDLLLLDVNIPKINGFELLREARENGVTAPAIYITSMNSVDDLEKGFGSGCDDYIRKPFALKELKIRVDTLLKRSFFHASSELMPISKEIAYNIKNNELIIDGKAVGLGNKESKLLKLFMKHENEVIVHERIYEYLWNFDEEPSDTALRTYIKNLRKIIGKDRIVSVKKQGYKFIAEK, encoded by the coding sequence ATGGATAAAGCAAAAATATTAGTAGTGGAAGATGATGCCAATCTCAATGAGACTATCGCTGAGTTTCTTGAAGAGGAAGGCTATGAAGTAATTTCTGTGCATGACGGACATGAAGCTCAGGAAAAATTGTATGAGAGTCCTTATGATCTCTTGCTTTTGGATGTCAATATCCCAAAAATAAATGGCTTTGAGCTTTTGAGAGAAGCTCGAGAAAACGGAGTGACGGCACCAGCTATTTATATTACCTCTATGAACTCCGTAGATGATTTAGAAAAAGGATTTGGAAGCGGATGCGACGACTATATCCGAAAACCGTTTGCGCTTAAAGAGCTGAAAATACGAGTCGACACCCTCCTTAAAAGAAGTTTTTTTCACGCATCGAGTGAATTGATGCCTATTTCTAAAGAAATTGCCTATAATATTAAGAATAATGAGTTAATCATTGACGGTAAAGCAGTCGGATTGGGCAATAAAGAATCGAAACTTTTAAAACTTTTTATGAAGCATGAAAACGAGGTGATTGTACATGAGCGCATTTATGAGTATTTATGGAATTTTGATGAAGAGCCCAGTGATACGGCATTGCGTACGTATATCAAGAATTTACGAAAAATAATAGGCAAGGACAGAATTGTTAGTGTTAAAAAACAAGGGTACAAGTTCATTGCTGAAAAGTGA
- a CDS encoding two-component sensor histidine kinase produces MLVLKNKGTSSLLKSEKKSLFRFLVLYMAMVILMITLLSVFYYQSQEKLMLAQERAILSKYAYIQTKRLKVLHHFFDERTTYPRDPRFRSAIYDNEFVKIFSLIEEKNINFDREIYIAGNMIHFIETLDNYYLGARYLVIEIDDDTGWRTEIWKRIFGYGSAIFIFFMLFGFYLAKLFLKPMRDSIVLLDRFIKDTTHELNAPLSAILANIEMMDMDVMAEKNKKRLARINIAAKTVSTLYQDLTYLTLEHERRNEDELVEIKPLLEDRVEYFNVWIQSKKLECLMDMEDVAIVIDKRKLTRVIDNLISNAIKYNQRGGTIGFELKEGMLMVWDTGIGIEKEKIPFMFDRYMRFNESEGGFGIGLSIVKKILDEYHISIEVESEIKKGTRIIIKW; encoded by the coding sequence TTGTTAGTGTTAAAAAACAAGGGTACAAGTTCATTGCTGAAAAGTGAAAAAAAATCTTTATTTCGATTTTTAGTACTTTATATGGCAATGGTTATATTGATGATCACGCTTCTTTCTGTTTTTTACTATCAAAGCCAAGAAAAACTTATGCTTGCACAAGAAAGGGCAATACTTTCAAAATATGCTTACATCCAAACCAAAAGATTGAAAGTCCTGCATCATTTTTTTGACGAGAGGACAACCTATCCGCGCGACCCCCGTTTTAGATCTGCCATATATGATAATGAATTCGTAAAGATTTTTTCTTTGATTGAAGAAAAAAATATCAATTTTGATAGAGAAATCTATATTGCAGGCAATATGATTCATTTTATTGAAACATTAGACAATTATTATTTGGGTGCAAGATATTTGGTTATTGAAATTGATGATGATACGGGATGGAGAACGGAAATATGGAAACGTATTTTTGGGTATGGATCGGCTATATTTATCTTTTTTATGCTTTTTGGCTTTTATCTTGCTAAGTTGTTTTTGAAGCCTATGCGTGATTCGATTGTATTGCTTGATAGGTTTATTAAAGATACTACCCATGAGCTTAATGCTCCGCTTTCAGCCATTCTTGCAAATATTGAAATGATGGATATGGACGTGATGGCAGAAAAAAATAAAAAGAGACTGGCCCGTATTAATATCGCCGCAAAAACAGTTTCCACACTTTATCAGGATTTGACTTATTTAACGTTGGAGCATGAAAGACGCAATGAAGATGAGCTCGTAGAAATTAAGCCATTACTGGAAGACAGGGTGGAGTATTTTAATGTTTGGATCCAGTCTAAAAAATTAGAATGTCTTATGGATATGGAAGATGTAGCAATTGTGATTGATAAAAGAAAATTGACACGCGTGATTGATAATCTTATTTCCAATGCGATTAAATATAATCAAAGAGGGGGAACTATCGGTTTTGAGCTAAAAGAGGGAATGTTGATGGTTTGGGATACCGGCATTGGCATAGAAAAAGAAAAAATTCCTTTTATGTTTGATCGCTATATGCGCTTCAATGAAAGCGAGGGAGGATTTGGCATAGGACTAAGTATCGTGAAAAAAATCTTAGATGAATATCATATTTCCATTGAAGTCGAATCGGAAATAAAAAAAGGTACGAGGATAATCATAAAATGGTAA
- a CDS encoding acylphosphatase: protein MQRYKFLVAGEVQGVFYRKFVSQSMMKKQFQGYIKNLEDGTVEVVAVVFDEDFDTVMKILKEGSPASKVKKITYQVIQDADFTTDGFEIRY, encoded by the coding sequence ATGCAAAGATATAAATTTCTTGTGGCCGGTGAAGTGCAAGGTGTATTTTACCGAAAATTTGTTTCTCAATCCATGATGAAAAAGCAGTTTCAAGGGTATATAAAGAATCTTGAAGACGGCACGGTTGAGGTTGTGGCTGTGGTTTTTGATGAGGATTTTGATACGGTGATGAAGATACTTAAAGAAGGCTCTCCTGCAAGCAAGGTAAAGAAAATTACCTATCAAGTCATTCAAGATGCCGATTTTACTACCGACGGTTTTGAGATAAGGTATTGA
- a CDS encoding thioredoxin TrxC: MNVNVVCPHCLKVNRVPKKQGYTKANCGHCKNSLLNNKPVEVDTAKFEMFLVNSDTPLVVDFWAPWCGPCRQMAPAFEEAALNMPLKAQFLKVNTEEEAQLGARFGIRSIPTLILFKDGKEIERLSGALSASRLQSWVKQYIA; this comes from the coding sequence ATGAACGTAAATGTAGTATGTCCCCATTGTCTTAAAGTGAACCGCGTTCCCAAAAAACAGGGCTACACCAAAGCTAACTGCGGTCATTGTAAAAATTCTTTACTTAACAATAAGCCTGTTGAAGTAGATACGGCAAAGTTTGAGATGTTTTTAGTCAATTCCGATACCCCCCTGGTTGTAGACTTTTGGGCGCCGTGGTGCGGGCCGTGCCGTCAGATGGCTCCGGCATTTGAAGAAGCTGCGCTTAATATGCCATTGAAGGCACAGTTTCTAAAGGTTAATACCGAAGAGGAGGCGCAGCTGGGGGCACGTTTTGGTATCCGAAGTATTCCCACATTGATTCTATTTAAAGACGGCAAAGAAATCGAAAGACTTAGCGGAGCTTTGAGTGCAAGCAGATTGCAAAGCTGGGTGAAACAATATATAGCATAA
- a CDS encoding pseudouridine synthase has protein sequence MKTYAYPHDPISFDFKQTIERFFVEEIPLYAFTGSGNYLVLKIKKTDMSTWKLITVLAKATGLKEQDIGYAGLKDKSATTIQYISLPKQYERELKKNLTTEKIEILEKTFNKAPLKIGHLKGNRFSIVLHHVNEKNASLFNKTAQKMQTDGIPNYFGYQRFGEDSKSYLQGKEIAHSGKKLKGSREKLLVSAYQSHLFNEWLHSRIKLSSVLFKEDAQSAAKKLRYPLELVKELQKQPQFFKLFLGDVIMAYPYGKPNFIKDMIQSAQAFKEGKLSPTGLLCGANALRAQSDACHLEEPYDDTEMGSLKGDRRYAWIWPQDVKTLYDKEAQKLTVDFYLPKGSYATTFLEEIGKFSLKEK, from the coding sequence ATGAAAACATATGCCTACCCCCACGATCCGATATCTTTTGATTTCAAGCAGACTATTGAACGTTTTTTTGTTGAAGAAATACCCCTTTATGCTTTTACCGGTTCAGGAAACTATCTTGTACTAAAAATAAAAAAAACCGACATGAGCACATGGAAGCTCATCACTGTTTTGGCCAAGGCAACAGGACTCAAAGAGCAAGATATAGGTTATGCAGGACTTAAAGACAAAAGCGCAACAACCATCCAGTATATCTCATTGCCAAAGCAGTATGAACGAGAACTGAAAAAAAATCTTACTACTGAAAAAATAGAAATTTTAGAAAAAACCTTCAACAAAGCTCCGCTTAAAATAGGACACCTTAAAGGCAATCGTTTTTCTATTGTGCTGCACCACGTCAATGAAAAAAATGCATCCCTTTTTAACAAAACAGCCCAAAAAATGCAAACAGACGGCATTCCCAACTACTTTGGCTACCAACGCTTCGGAGAGGACAGCAAAAGCTATCTTCAAGGCAAAGAAATTGCCCATAGCGGGAAAAAACTCAAAGGATCCAGAGAGAAACTTCTCGTCTCTGCCTACCAAAGCCATCTTTTTAACGAATGGCTGCATTCGCGCATCAAACTCTCTTCTGTTCTTTTCAAAGAAGATGCTCAATCTGCTGCAAAAAAATTGAGATACCCTTTAGAGCTTGTCAAAGAACTTCAAAAACAGCCGCAATTTTTTAAACTTTTTTTAGGGGATGTAATTATGGCCTATCCTTATGGAAAACCGAACTTTATAAAAGATATGATACAAAGTGCGCAAGCCTTCAAAGAAGGCAAACTTTCTCCTACCGGACTGCTCTGCGGCGCCAATGCCTTAAGAGCGCAAAGCGACGCCTGCCATCTAGAAGAACCCTATGACGATACGGAGATGGGAAGCCTCAAAGGGGATAGAAGATATGCATGGATATGGCCGCAAGATGTAAAAACACTCTATGACAAAGAGGCTCAGAAACTTACTGTAGACTTTTATCTCCCCAAGGGATCTTATGCAACTACGTTTTTAGAAGAAATAGGAAAATTTTCTTTAAAGGAAAAATAA
- the mgtE gene encoding magnesium transporter yields MNKEILENIKELEDHLVRHTEGMDLGVHPYEIADLLVEVKEESEEAYNDFLQKLPKDLLAEVLVELPKTLQEEIYEHYGAKELATLAEFLDTDEAADLILHIEELDEEKADEVLSNLSDEDRGTIEELISYDEDEAGAYMQTELFDAHLDETIGDSVRRLKRLKENNEIDNVHHVFVVDEKKKFIGMIPLEDLILHGPKEVYKDVIEEGMITVSVDSHEEIKNVVEVVSNYDLSVIAVVNEKGMLLGRITSDDIYDIIEEGATEQIYNLAGVNDEAEQEESVWKIGKSRGVWLGLNLLTAIAASSVIGLFDATIQSIVALAVLMPIVASMGGNAGTQTLTVTVRQMALGDIEADEAKETIVKEVLVSLMNGAVYSVVMGIIAYAWFQMPMLGVVIAAAMLINLFSAGFFGAVIPLALKKFGVDPAIGSTVLLTTVTDVVGFFSFLGLATLILL; encoded by the coding sequence ATGAATAAAGAAATTTTAGAAAATATAAAAGAGCTAGAAGATCACTTGGTAAGGCATACTGAAGGAATGGATCTTGGGGTGCATCCTTATGAAATTGCTGATCTGCTTGTGGAGGTTAAAGAAGAGAGTGAAGAAGCGTATAATGATTTTCTTCAAAAACTGCCAAAAGATCTTTTAGCAGAGGTATTGGTCGAGCTTCCAAAAACACTTCAAGAAGAAATCTATGAACATTATGGGGCCAAAGAGCTTGCTACTTTGGCAGAATTTTTGGATACCGATGAAGCGGCCGACCTGATCTTGCATATCGAAGAGCTGGATGAAGAAAAGGCTGACGAAGTTCTTTCGAATCTTTCAGACGAAGACAGAGGAACCATCGAAGAGCTTATTTCCTATGATGAGGATGAGGCGGGCGCCTATATGCAAACTGAGCTTTTTGATGCACATTTGGATGAAACGATCGGAGATTCGGTCAGACGCCTTAAACGCTTGAAAGAAAACAATGAGATTGATAATGTGCATCATGTATTTGTTGTGGATGAGAAGAAAAAATTTATCGGGATGATTCCTTTGGAAGATTTGATCCTTCATGGCCCCAAAGAGGTGTACAAAGATGTGATTGAAGAAGGGATGATTACGGTTTCTGTTGATTCGCATGAAGAGATTAAAAATGTAGTAGAAGTAGTAAGCAATTATGACTTGAGTGTTATCGCTGTTGTTAATGAAAAAGGTATGCTGCTTGGGCGTATTACATCGGATGATATTTATGATATTATAGAAGAAGGGGCAACTGAGCAGATTTATAATTTGGCAGGGGTCAATGATGAGGCTGAACAAGAAGAAAGTGTATGGAAAATAGGAAAATCCAGAGGAGTGTGGCTGGGGCTTAATCTTTTAACCGCAATTGCTGCATCTTCGGTAATAGGATTATTTGATGCTACCATACAGTCTATAGTGGCGCTTGCAGTATTGATGCCTATTGTTGCTTCTATGGGAGGCAATGCGGGAACGCAGACACTAACCGTAACCGTAAGGCAGATGGCATTGGGAGATATTGAAGCCGATGAAGCAAAAGAGACAATTGTCAAAGAGGTACTTGTTTCTTTGATGAATGGAGCGGTTTATTCTGTGGTGATGGGTATTATTGCTTATGCGTGGTTTCAGATGCCTATGTTGGGCGTAGTGATTGCTGCTGCGATGCTGATCAATCTTTTTTCTGCAGGATTTTTTGGGGCAGTTATCCCTCTTGCATTGAAAAAATTTGGCGTGGATCCCGCCATTGGATCGACAGTGCTTTTAACAACCGTGACAGATGTTGTAGGATTTTTCAGTTTCTTGGGATTGGCAACTTTGATTTTGCTATAA
- a CDS encoding RNA helicase → MSFATLGLSDEIFHALQDKGYQEATAIQKALIPAIFTRRDILAGAQTGTGKTAGFVLPILQSLFLNFETGKHYPKALILVPTRELAKQVQEQVATYAKYLPLKSAVLFGGANLQTQANRLKAGCDIVVATSGRLLEHLGQKNISLESIEYLVLDEADTILDMGFLHEITQILSLLPQRRQNILISATLSGSLKRLSDQMLYRPKLIEVDSMGAGAAQVKQIVYPVESEKKLELLSYLIGSRNYKQVLVFVRKKEIADTVEKELNESGLYAVCIHGDKTSGVRSRALSDFKEGKARVLVATDIAARGLDIPALEVVINYDLPHIVQDYIHRIGRTGRAGKSGLAITLVNEKEMVALRDVERMMGKAIAQEKLEGYAPHVLKEQKGARNTEDKKKKVDGAFGKKKKQDNSTKKRKTTKRDGYAKFEISKSKEENRKQGKPKRS, encoded by the coding sequence ATGTCATTTGCTACTTTAGGATTATCTGATGAAATCTTTCACGCCTTGCAAGACAAGGGTTACCAAGAGGCGACAGCCATACAAAAAGCACTTATTCCGGCCATTTTTACGCGCCGCGATATTTTGGCCGGAGCACAAACGGGCACAGGAAAAACAGCAGGTTTTGTCCTCCCTATTCTTCAATCACTCTTCTTAAATTTTGAAACAGGCAAACATTACCCCAAAGCACTCATCTTGGTGCCAACGCGTGAACTTGCAAAGCAGGTTCAAGAACAGGTAGCAACCTATGCAAAATATCTTCCTCTTAAAAGTGCCGTGCTTTTCGGAGGGGCCAATTTGCAAACCCAAGCCAATAGACTCAAGGCCGGCTGCGACATTGTTGTAGCTACAAGCGGGCGTTTGCTTGAACATCTGGGTCAAAAAAACATTTCGCTTGAGAGTATTGAATATTTGGTGCTGGACGAGGCTGATACAATTTTGGATATGGGGTTTTTGCATGAAATAACGCAGATACTCTCCCTGCTTCCGCAAAGACGTCAAAATATTCTTATCTCTGCAACACTCTCGGGATCGCTTAAAAGACTCTCCGATCAAATGCTCTATAGACCCAAACTAATAGAGGTTGACAGCATGGGAGCGGGTGCTGCACAAGTCAAACAAATTGTATATCCTGTAGAAAGTGAAAAAAAACTTGAGTTGCTTTCTTACCTTATCGGCTCGCGAAACTATAAGCAAGTGTTGGTTTTTGTGCGTAAAAAAGAGATAGCGGACACGGTAGAAAAAGAACTTAACGAAAGCGGTCTTTATGCCGTATGCATTCATGGAGACAAAACTTCTGGTGTAAGAAGCAGGGCATTGAGTGATTTCAAGGAGGGGAAAGCCAGGGTGCTTGTGGCAACCGATATCGCTGCTAGGGGACTGGATATTCCTGCTCTTGAAGTGGTTATCAACTATGACCTTCCTCATATTGTGCAGGACTACATTCATCGTATCGGCCGCACCGGAAGAGCAGGGAAAAGCGGTTTGGCTATTACTCTTGTTAATGAAAAGGAGATGGTTGCACTCAGGGATGTTGAGCGCATGATGGGAAAAGCTATTGCTCAAGAAAAACTTGAAGGATATGCACCGCATGTGCTTAAAGAACAAAAAGGAGCAAGAAACACAGAAGACAAAAAGAAAAAAGTAGATGGTGCTTTTGGGAAAAAGAAAAAACAAGACAACTCAACCAAGAAAAGAAAAACCACCAAGCGTGACGGATATGCTAAATTTGAAATTTCAAAATCAAAAGAAGAGAATAGAAAACAAGGAAAACCCAAACGCTCATAA
- a CDS encoding sodium:proton exchanger — protein MDEENQIEKSKPYLWKYYIEDYWDIVLGAIAISVAILMHKNGNMGMAVAFAAVGIAALSLTVAEVAEILSERLVEPYASMVLTFSAVIVEIVLLYIILLEAVHSPEVIETVKGGIISAVIVDMNVLLGLAVFIGGLKFTEQEHNKETSSTYTTILFVTALALLVPSLLSQTEHGSEATREASSIIAGVLMLFYIIMFIFQTRTHTHFFQATAKSRFFRLKRKLRDEGQEIDENEHSGYVFEKFNNLGNFVMIFILIGVIALGAEVFATDGVALAKEYGVSAGLSGLMIAIVAVAPEIFTAIKAARNDQIQRVVNIAMGASTVSILLTVPVLLAMAYMSGIDLFLNFNPLQIGALIMTIILAWKSTEEGQTNYFEGMSHLMFFVCYAIIAAYY, from the coding sequence ATGGATGAAGAAAATCAGATAGAAAAAAGTAAACCTTATCTTTGGAAATATTATATTGAAGACTATTGGGATATCGTTCTAGGCGCAATAGCTATTAGTGTGGCTATTTTAATGCACAAAAATGGCAATATGGGGATGGCTGTTGCATTTGCAGCCGTTGGTATCGCCGCACTTTCATTGACTGTTGCCGAGGTAGCAGAGATCCTTTCTGAGAGACTTGTGGAACCTTACGCAAGTATGGTACTTACCTTCAGTGCGGTTATTGTAGAGATCGTTCTTTTGTATATTATTTTACTTGAGGCGGTGCATTCTCCTGAAGTTATAGAGACAGTTAAGGGGGGCATCATCTCTGCGGTCATTGTAGACATGAATGTACTTTTGGGGCTCGCCGTATTTATTGGCGGACTTAAATTTACCGAACAAGAACACAATAAGGAGACCTCCAGTACTTACACTACAATATTGTTTGTGACGGCATTAGCTCTTTTGGTTCCAAGTCTTTTAAGTCAAACAGAGCATGGCAGCGAGGCAACCAGAGAAGCGAGCAGTATTATCGCTGGAGTGTTGATGCTTTTTTATATCATCATGTTTATTTTTCAAACAAGAACCCATACGCATTTTTTTCAGGCAACAGCCAAGAGTAGATTTTTTAGACTTAAAAGAAAACTGAGAGACGAAGGGCAGGAGATTGACGAAAATGAACACAGCGGTTACGTTTTTGAAAAGTTTAACAATTTGGGTAATTTTGTTATGATTTTTATTTTGATTGGTGTAATTGCTTTGGGTGCAGAGGTGTTTGCAACCGATGGAGTCGCTCTTGCCAAAGAATATGGGGTGTCTGCAGGACTTTCGGGTTTAATGATCGCCATTGTCGCTGTTGCCCCAGAAATATTTACGGCAATTAAAGCAGCCAGAAATGATCAGATTCAAAGGGTTGTGAATATTGCCATGGGCGCCTCGACAGTATCTATTCTTTTGACGGTACCCGTGCTGCTGGCAATGGCATATATGAGCGGGATCGATCTTTTTTTGAATTTTAATCCCCTTCAGATAGGCGCGTTGATTATGACGATTATTTTAGCTTGGAAGAGCACCGAAGAAGGGCAGACAAACTATTTTGAGGGGATGTCGCATTTGATGTTCTTTGTGTGTTATGCCATTATTGCTGCTTATTATTGA